One genomic window of Quercus robur chromosome 6, dhQueRobu3.1, whole genome shotgun sequence includes the following:
- the LOC126689288 gene encoding pentatricopeptide repeat-containing protein At5g19020, mitochondrial, with protein MIISLRPKSFPFPFPIAILKWVSTISSKPPPQLSQQSDPHHHLRLFFNTTTKATHYSSNYELSLVSALKSCSSLLAISQGQQIHCLALKSGLHSNTFILNSLINMYAKCGFISNAQLLFDSCPKLDPVSCNIMVAGYVRIRQLDNARQLFDIMPGKGFVSYTTMIMGLAQNDCWYEAVEVFKDMRLAGVIPNEVTLASVMSACARLGGIWNCWMLHGLVIKLQLEGLVLISTNLLHMYCLCLRVLEARRLFEEMPERNIVSWNVMLNGYSKAGLVDMAIELFERIPSKDVVSWGTMINCYVQVEWLAEAFTVYRAMLCTGVGPNDIMIVDLFSACGQSMALDEGQQFHGITVKTGFDCYDFIQATIIHFYAACGRMTLARLQFEVGIKGHIASWNALIAGFVRNEMIDDARQIFNEMSERDVLSWSAMISGYTQSEQPNMALELFHGMIACGIQPNEITMVSVFSAIATLGTLKEGKWAHEYVCNNSIPLNDNLSAAIIDMYAKCGNINTALRVFYQIRENASTVSPWNAIICGLAMHGHADLSLEIFSDLQSRHIKLNSITFIGVLSACCHAGLVELGKRYLKIMKNVYNIEPNIKHYGCMIDLLGRAGQLEEAEDLIRGMPMKADIVIWGTLLAACRTHGNVDIGERAAESLARLEPSHGAGRVLLSNIYADAGRWEDAFSVRRAMQIQRMKKSPGCSGVV; from the coding sequence ATGATCATTTCTCTGAGACCCAAATCATTCCCTTTTCCATTTCCAATCGCAATTCTCAAATGGGTCTCCACCATTTCCTCCAAACCTCCTCCTCAGCTTTCCCAACAATCAGACCCACATCACCATCTTCGTCTCTTCTTCAATACCACAACCAAAGCCACTCACTACAGCTCGAATTACGAGCTCTCCTTAGTTTCTGCACTCAAATCTTGCTCATCCCTTTTGGCCATCTCTCAAGGCCAACAAATCCATTGCTTGGCCTTGAAATCTGGGCTTCATTCCAACACTTTTATCTTAAACAGTTTGATTAATATGTATGCGAAATGTGGGTTTATCAGTAATGCCCAGTTGCTGTTTGATTCTTGTCCTAAGTTGGATCCTGTGTCTTGTAATATTATGGTTGCTGGGTATGTAAGAATCAGGCAATTGGATAATGCTCGCCAATTGTTTGATATAATGCCCGGTAAAGGTTTTGTCTCGTACACGACTATGATAATGGGTTTGGCCCAAAATGATTGTTGGTATGAGGCAGTTGAGGTTTTTAAGGATATGAGGCTTGCTGGAGTGATCCCGAATGAGGTTACACTGGCAAGTGTCATGTCGGCTTGTGCGCGTTTAGGTGGGATTTGGAATTGCTGGATGCTTCACGGGTTGGTGATTAAGCTGCAACTTGAGGGATTGGTTCTTATTTCAACGAATTTGTTGCACATGTATTGTCTTTGTTTGAGAGTATTGGAGGCGAGAAGGTTGTTTGAGGAGATGCCTGAGAGGAATATAGTCTCGTGGAATGTAATGTTAAATGGGTATTCAAAAGCAGGGCTTGTTGATATGGCTATAGAGTTGTTTGAGAGGATTCCTTCAAAAGATGTGGTGTCGTGGGGTACAATGATCAATTGCTACGTGCAAGTAGAATGGTTAGCTGAAGCTTTTACAGTGTATCGTGCAATGTTATGTACTGGAGTGGGACCCAATGATATTATGATTGTTGATTTGTTTTCAGCATGTGGCCAATCAATGGCATTGGATGAGGGTCAGCAGTTTCATGGTATAACTGTAAAGACAGGTTTTGACTGTTATGATTTTATACAGGCAACAATCATTCATTTTTATGCCGCTTGTGGCAGAATGACACTAGCTCGTTTGCAATTTGAAGTGGGAATCAAGGGTCATATTGCATCTTGGAATGCCCTCATTGCAGGATTTGTAAGAAATGAGATGATTGATGACGCAAGGCAGATATTCAATGAGATGTCAGAAAGAGATGTTTTATCTTGGAGTGCCATGATTTCTGGTTATACACAGAGTGAGCAACCTAATATGGCTCTAGAACTCTTCCATGGGATGATAGCTTGTGGCATCCAACCGAATGAAATTACTATGGTGAGTGTTTTCTCTGCAATCGCGACTTTAGGGACAttgaaagaaggaaaatggGCCCATGAATATGTGTGTAATAACTCCATCCCTCTTAATGACAATTTAAGTGCAGCTATCATTGACATGTATGCCAAATGTGGGAACATCAATACTGCCTTGAGAGTGTTCTATCAAATCCGAGAAAATGCCTCTACTGTCTCCCCATGGAACGCAATTATATGTGGGTTGGCCATGCATGGACATGCCGATTTGTCTCTTGAAATATTTTCCGACTTGCAAAGCCGTCATATCAAGCTTAATTCAATCACATTCATTGGAGTCCTAAGTGCATGTTGCCATGCTGGATTGGTGGAGCTAGGGAAGAGATATTTAAAGATAATGAAGAATGTGTATAACATAGAACCAAACATCAAGCATTATGGTTGTATGATTGATCTCCTGGGCAGAGCTGGGCAGTTAGAAGAAGCTGAAGATTTAATAAGAGGCATGCCTATGAAGGCAGATATTGTGATATGGGGCACATTATTGGCAGCTTGTAGAACTCATGGGAATGTGGACATAGGAGAGAGAGCTGCAGAGAGTTTGGCAAGGTTGGAACCATCTCACGGGGCTGGTAGAGTTCTTCTATCCAACATATATGCAGATGCTGGTAGGTGGGAGGATGCATTTTCGGTAAGGAGAGCAATGCAAATTCAGAGAATGAAGAAATCACCAGGGTGCAGTGGTGTTGTATGA